The Streptomyces sp. DH-12 genome has a window encoding:
- a CDS encoding YchJ family metal-binding protein — MTSPTPCPCGLPEAFEECCGRFLSRSRLRSAEGTPGKAAAPTAERLMRSRYAAFVLRDGAYLLRTWHPRTRPARLDLDPATRWTGLEILATEDGSAFHSTGTVTFRASYQGGSLHERSRFERVDGAWVYVDGDFLG; from the coding sequence ATGACGTCCCCCACGCCCTGTCCCTGCGGCCTCCCCGAGGCCTTCGAGGAGTGCTGCGGCCGCTTCCTCTCCCGGTCCCGGCTCCGCTCGGCCGAGGGGACCCCCGGCAAAGCCGCCGCGCCCACCGCCGAGCGGCTGATGCGGTCGCGGTACGCGGCGTTCGTCCTGCGGGACGGGGCGTACCTGCTGCGGACCTGGCACCCGCGGACCCGGCCGGCCCGGCTCGACCTCGATCCGGCGACGCGGTGGACCGGTCTGGAGATCCTGGCCACGGAGGACGGCTCCGCCTTCCACTCCACCGGCACGGTGACCTTCCGCGCCTCCTACCAGGGAGGCTCCCTGCACGAGCGCAGCCGCTTCGAACGGGTCGACGGCGCCTGGGTGTACGTCGACGGGGACTTCCTGGGCTGA
- a CDS encoding helix-turn-helix domain-containing protein, which yields MVTKRVLAGLPEDADLRRADSLAREIFSDVANKWALLIIEALGEGTLRFSELRDEVEGVSHKMLTQNLRMLERNGLVERTVHPTVPPRVEYTLTGPGRALRTAVDAICGWTHEHLGHIERARERFGG from the coding sequence ATGGTGACCAAGCGCGTGCTCGCGGGACTGCCGGAGGACGCCGACCTGCGGCGCGCGGACTCCCTGGCGCGGGAGATCTTCTCGGACGTCGCCAACAAGTGGGCGCTGCTGATCATCGAGGCGCTCGGCGAGGGCACCCTGCGGTTCAGCGAGCTGCGGGACGAGGTCGAGGGTGTGAGCCACAAGATGCTCACCCAGAACCTGCGCATGCTGGAGCGCAACGGCCTGGTCGAGCGGACGGTGCATCCCACCGTGCCGCCGCGGGTCGAGTACACCCTCACCGGTCCGGGCCGGGCCCTGCGCACCGCGGTCGACGCGATCTGCGGCTGGACGCACGAGCACCTGGGACACATCGAGCGTGCGCGGGAGCGCTTCGGCGGCTGA
- the chpH gene encoding chaplin ChpH — protein MLKKVVAVAAATGGLVLAGAGMAAADSGAQGAAVHSPGVASGNVVQVPVHVPVNVCGNTISVIGLLNPAFGNTCVNA, from the coding sequence ATGCTGAAGAAGGTCGTCGCCGTCGCGGCCGCCACGGGTGGTCTGGTTCTCGCGGGCGCGGGCATGGCCGCCGCCGACTCGGGTGCCCAGGGTGCCGCCGTGCACTCCCCGGGCGTCGCGTCCGGCAACGTCGTGCAGGTGCCGGTTCACGTCCCCGTGAACGTCTGCGGCAACACGATCTCCGTGATCGGGCTGCTGAACCCCGCCTTCGGCAACACCTGCGTCAACGCGTGA
- a CDS encoding gluconate:H+ symporter, giving the protein MTRLSVEMLAADAPEPITSAGHAQLGIAVLAGIAVIVLLITKFKLHAFLSLTIGSLALGAFAGAPLDEVITSFSSGLGSTVAGVGVLIALGAILGKMLADSGGADQIVDTILAKAKGRTMPWAMVLIASVIGLPLFFEVGVVLLIPVVLMVAKRGNYSLMRIGIPALAGLSVMHGLVPPHPGPLVAIDAVGADLGVTLALGVLIAIPTVVIAGPVFSKYAARWVDVPAPERMIPQRPSEDLERRPGFGATLATILLPVVLMLAKALVDIVIDDPEHHVQRVFDVAGSPLIALLAAVLVGIFTLGVPAGFSRERISSLVEKSLAPIAGILLIVGAGGGFKQTLIDTGVGRMILDISEDWSIPALLLAWLIAVAIRLATGSATVATVSAAGLVAPLAADMSTTHAALLVLAIGAGSLFFSHVNDAGFWLVKEYFGLDVGQTIKTWSIMETIISVVAGALVLLLSLIV; this is encoded by the coding sequence GTGACCAGACTCAGCGTAGAGATGCTGGCAGCGGACGCACCCGAGCCGATCACCTCGGCCGGCCACGCTCAGCTGGGCATCGCCGTCCTGGCGGGCATAGCCGTCATCGTCCTGCTCATCACCAAGTTCAAGCTGCACGCCTTCCTGTCGCTGACCATCGGGTCACTGGCGCTCGGCGCCTTCGCCGGGGCGCCGCTGGACGAGGTCATCACCAGCTTCAGCTCCGGGCTCGGTTCCACCGTCGCCGGTGTGGGCGTCCTGATCGCCCTCGGCGCGATCCTCGGCAAGATGCTCGCCGACTCCGGCGGCGCCGACCAGATCGTCGACACCATCCTCGCGAAGGCCAAGGGCCGCACCATGCCGTGGGCGATGGTGCTGATCGCCTCGGTCATCGGGCTGCCGCTGTTCTTCGAGGTCGGCGTGGTGCTGCTGATCCCGGTGGTGCTGATGGTCGCCAAGCGCGGCAACTACTCGCTCATGCGCATCGGCATCCCGGCGCTCGCCGGTCTGTCCGTGATGCACGGCCTGGTCCCGCCGCACCCCGGCCCGCTGGTCGCCATCGACGCCGTCGGCGCCGACCTGGGCGTGACGCTGGCCCTCGGCGTGCTCATCGCCATTCCGACCGTGGTGATCGCCGGTCCGGTGTTCTCCAAGTACGCCGCCCGCTGGGTGGACGTCCCGGCCCCCGAGCGGATGATCCCGCAGCGTCCCTCCGAGGACCTGGAGCGGCGCCCCGGTTTCGGCGCGACGCTGGCCACGATCCTGCTGCCGGTCGTGCTGATGCTGGCCAAGGCACTGGTCGACATCGTGATCGACGACCCCGAGCACCACGTGCAGCGCGTCTTCGACGTGGCCGGCTCCCCGCTGATCGCGCTGCTCGCGGCCGTGCTGGTCGGCATCTTCACGCTCGGCGTGCCCGCCGGCTTCAGCCGGGAGCGGATCTCCTCCCTGGTGGAGAAGAGCCTGGCGCCGATCGCGGGCATCCTGCTGATCGTCGGCGCGGGCGGCGGCTTCAAGCAGACCCTGATCGACACCGGTGTGGGCCGGATGATCCTGGACATCTCCGAGGACTGGTCGATCCCGGCGCTGCTGCTGGCCTGGCTGATCGCGGTGGCGATCCGGCTGGCGACGGGCTCGGCGACCGTGGCGACCGTCTCGGCGGCCGGTCTGGTCGCGCCGCTCGCGGCCGACATGTCGACGACGCACGCCGCACTGCTGGTGCTGGCCATCGGCGCCGGTTCGCTGTTCTTCAGCCACGTCAACGACGCCGGCTTCTGGCTGGTGAAGGAGTACTTCGGGCTGGACGTCGGCCAGACGATCAAGACCTGGTCGATCATGGAGACGATCATCTCGGTGGTCGCGGGGGCGCTGGTGCTCCTGCTGTCCCTGATCGTCTAG
- a CDS encoding gluconokinase, whose translation MNTPRVLVVMGVAGTGKTTIGPLLAARLGVPYAEGDDFHPQSNIAKMSAGTPLTDDDRWPWLDAIGDWAQGRAGLGGVVSCSALKRSYRDRLRAAAPGVVFVHLTGDRALVEDRMSQRQGHFMPTALLDSQFATLQPLEPDETGIAVDVAGSPEEITERAAAALTSLPEPTP comes from the coding sequence ATGAACACCCCCCGCGTGCTCGTGGTCATGGGCGTCGCCGGAACGGGCAAGACCACCATCGGTCCCCTGCTCGCGGCCCGCCTCGGCGTTCCGTACGCCGAGGGCGACGACTTCCACCCGCAGAGCAACATCGCCAAGATGTCGGCCGGCACCCCGCTCACCGACGACGACCGGTGGCCCTGGCTGGACGCCATCGGCGACTGGGCGCAGGGGCGCGCGGGGCTGGGCGGCGTGGTGAGCTGCTCGGCGCTGAAGCGGTCGTACCGCGACCGGCTGCGGGCCGCCGCGCCCGGCGTGGTCTTCGTGCACCTCACCGGCGACCGCGCGCTCGTCGAGGACCGGATGTCGCAGCGGCAGGGGCACTTCATGCCCACGGCACTGCTCGACTCCCAGTTCGCCACGCTCCAGCCGCTGGAGCCGGACGAGACCGGGATCGCCGTGGACGTGGCGGGCAGCCCCGAGGAGATCACCGAACGGGCGGCCGCCGCCCTGACGTCGCTCCCTGAGCCCACCCCGTAG
- a CDS encoding M20/M25/M40 family metallo-hydrolase has protein sequence MSETDPAKGVTGEDEVVDLCRELIRIDTSNYGDHSGPGERKAAEYVAEKLAEVGLEPRIFESHPGRASTIARIEGEDPSRPALLIHGHTDVVPANADDWTHHPFSGEIADGCVWGRGAVDMKDMDAMTLAVVRERMRSGRKPPRDVVLAFLADEEAGGTYGAKHLVHRHPELFEGVTEAIGEVGGFSFTVNEKLRLYLVETAEKGMHWMRLTVDGTAGHGSMTNDDNAITELCEAVARLGRHTWPVRVTKTVRAFLDELSDALGTELDPENMDETLAKLGGIARMIGTTLRNSAAPTQLGAGYKVNVIPGQATAHVDGRFLPGYEEEFLADLDRILGPRVRREDVHADKALETGFDGRLVDAMQTALAAEDPIARAVPYMLSGGTDAKSFDDLGIRCFGFAPLKLPPELDFAGMFHGVDERVPVDGLKFGVRVLDRFLDAS, from the coding sequence GTGAGCGAGACGGACCCGGCCAAGGGCGTCACCGGTGAGGACGAGGTCGTGGACCTCTGCCGCGAGCTGATCCGGATCGACACCAGCAACTACGGCGACCACTCGGGCCCCGGCGAGCGCAAGGCGGCCGAGTACGTCGCCGAGAAGCTCGCCGAAGTCGGCCTGGAACCGCGGATCTTCGAGTCCCACCCGGGACGCGCCTCCACCATCGCCCGGATCGAGGGCGAGGACCCGTCGCGGCCCGCCCTGCTCATCCACGGCCACACCGACGTCGTGCCCGCCAACGCCGACGACTGGACCCACCACCCGTTCTCCGGCGAGATCGCCGACGGCTGCGTCTGGGGACGCGGGGCCGTCGACATGAAGGACATGGACGCCATGACCCTCGCGGTCGTCCGCGAGCGCATGCGCAGCGGCCGCAAGCCCCCGCGGGACGTCGTCCTCGCCTTCCTCGCCGACGAGGAGGCCGGCGGCACGTACGGCGCCAAGCACCTGGTGCACCGGCACCCCGAGCTGTTCGAGGGCGTCACCGAGGCGATCGGCGAGGTCGGCGGCTTCTCCTTCACCGTCAACGAGAAGCTGCGCCTCTACCTCGTCGAGACCGCCGAGAAGGGCATGCACTGGATGCGGCTCACCGTCGACGGCACCGCCGGGCACGGCTCGATGACCAACGACGACAACGCCATCACGGAGCTGTGCGAGGCCGTCGCCCGCCTCGGCCGCCACACGTGGCCGGTCAGGGTCACCAAGACCGTCCGCGCCTTCCTGGACGAGCTCTCCGACGCGCTCGGCACCGAGCTCGACCCGGAGAACATGGACGAGACCCTCGCCAAGCTCGGCGGCATCGCCCGCATGATCGGCACCACGCTGCGCAACTCGGCGGCCCCCACCCAGCTCGGCGCCGGCTACAAGGTCAACGTCATCCCCGGCCAGGCCACCGCGCACGTCGACGGCCGCTTCCTGCCCGGCTACGAGGAGGAGTTCCTCGCCGACCTGGACCGCATCCTCGGCCCGCGCGTGCGGCGTGAGGACGTGCACGCCGACAAGGCCCTGGAGACCGGCTTCGACGGCCGGCTCGTCGACGCCATGCAGACCGCGCTCGCCGCCGAGGACCCGATCGCGCGCGCCGTGCCCTACATGCTCTCCGGCGGCACCGACGCCAAGTCCTTCGACGACCTCGGCATCCGCTGCTTCGGCTTCGCGCCGCTCAAGCTGCCCCCGGAGCTGGACTTCGCGGGCATGTTCCACGGCGTCGACGAGCGGGTGCCGGTGGACGGTCTCAAGTTCGGCGTCCGTGTGCTCGACCGGTTCCTGGACGCGTCCTGA
- a CDS encoding helix-hairpin-helix domain-containing protein yields the protein MSTPETPEEPRSADDGTPAEGAQVSEAEAELTAQRLERERIERRKAERQGPIEAGAKLSGTAAELLAAVRAVESGEKPPATVSEEVRPAPRRPAPEPVRRAPVVPEGPAAPAEGTLGEVREVLTRGGAPAALAVPAAAALGEDAAGVLREDPWQLLRVPGVRPEQADGFARALLGGEAGPGDGRRGRAVTVWLLEQAAPAGHTVLEMAALTEALARQGVPEPEDAVRDAIAEGDVLVFQDALGEAGEEGEEGEQPVRVLVGLERCALAEESLADGLARLVNAVPEQDGTAEEWERAAAAAGGSAGDLIRAAARHGLVLHTGGEAALAEPAALLDAAHGTGLRAWAATHSPVGRERFAARVDGPGVATVAGLLSGAEGPGRDAEGALAVDLLVVLDAPQLDVEAAALLTESLPDGARLVLSGDPAVLWSVGPGRVFADLLAVRACPQIASRRPDPGPLGELVSGIGVGELIQVEAPGKEVVVVPVRDAGEAVHRTVQLVVDSVPRAIGVPAEETQVITPGHGGAVGTRVLNAALKERLNPGPGRFAGFDPGDRVAYSPAPGRTLPGRVLGADGEGLRLECAGEQVVVPRDRVEQSVRHGWALTAHQAVGCRWPAAVVVLPGDAVPALSRPWVYTAFSRADRHLSVVHGVDQALPRAVAEVPAKPRTTRLPALLAPQLPAGGE from the coding sequence GTGAGCACGCCCGAGACCCCTGAGGAGCCGAGGAGCGCGGACGACGGCACGCCCGCCGAGGGCGCGCAGGTGTCCGAGGCCGAGGCGGAGCTGACCGCGCAGCGTCTGGAGCGGGAGCGGATCGAGCGGCGCAAGGCGGAGCGGCAGGGCCCGATCGAGGCGGGCGCCAAGCTGAGCGGCACGGCGGCCGAACTGCTCGCCGCCGTGCGGGCCGTGGAGAGCGGGGAGAAGCCGCCGGCCACCGTGTCCGAGGAGGTGCGGCCCGCCCCGCGGCGCCCCGCGCCCGAGCCGGTGCGGCGGGCCCCGGTGGTTCCCGAGGGGCCGGCCGCACCGGCCGAGGGCACCCTGGGCGAGGTGCGGGAGGTGCTGACGCGGGGCGGTGCGCCCGCCGCGCTCGCCGTGCCGGCCGCCGCGGCCCTGGGCGAGGACGCGGCGGGCGTGCTGCGGGAGGACCCCTGGCAGCTCCTGCGCGTGCCGGGCGTACGGCCCGAGCAGGCGGACGGGTTCGCCCGCGCGCTGCTCGGCGGGGAGGCCGGGCCGGGCGACGGGCGGCGGGGCCGCGCGGTCACCGTCTGGCTGCTGGAGCAGGCCGCGCCGGCCGGGCACACGGTGCTGGAGATGGCCGCGCTGACCGAGGCGCTGGCCCGCCAGGGCGTGCCCGAACCCGAGGACGCGGTGCGCGACGCCATCGCCGAGGGGGACGTCCTCGTGTTCCAGGACGCCCTCGGCGAGGCCGGCGAGGAGGGCGAGGAGGGCGAGCAGCCGGTCCGTGTCCTGGTCGGGCTGGAGCGCTGCGCCCTGGCCGAGGAGAGCCTCGCCGACGGACTGGCCCGGCTGGTCAACGCGGTGCCCGAGCAGGACGGGACGGCCGAGGAGTGGGAGCGGGCGGCCGCCGCGGCGGGGGGCTCGGCGGGCGACCTGATCCGCGCGGCCGCGCGGCACGGACTGGTGCTGCACACCGGCGGGGAGGCCGCGCTGGCCGAGCCGGCGGCGCTGCTGGACGCGGCGCACGGCACGGGGCTGCGCGCCTGGGCCGCCACGCACAGCCCCGTCGGGCGCGAGCGGTTCGCGGCGCGCGTCGACGGCCCGGGGGTCGCCACGGTCGCCGGGCTGCTGTCCGGCGCCGAGGGTCCGGGACGGGACGCGGAGGGCGCGCTGGCCGTGGACCTGCTGGTGGTGCTGGACGCGCCGCAGCTGGACGTGGAGGCCGCCGCGCTGCTCACGGAGTCGCTGCCGGACGGGGCGCGGCTCGTGCTGTCCGGCGACCCCGCGGTGCTCTGGTCGGTCGGCCCCGGACGGGTCTTCGCGGACCTGCTGGCGGTGCGGGCCTGCCCGCAGATCGCCTCCCGGCGGCCGGACCCGGGGCCGCTGGGCGAGCTGGTCTCGGGGATCGGCGTCGGCGAGCTGATCCAGGTGGAGGCCCCCGGCAAGGAGGTCGTCGTCGTGCCCGTGCGGGACGCGGGCGAGGCGGTGCACCGGACCGTGCAGCTGGTGGTGGACTCGGTGCCGCGCGCCATCGGGGTGCCCGCCGAGGAGACGCAGGTGATCACCCCGGGCCACGGCGGCGCGGTCGGCACGCGCGTGCTGAACGCGGCGCTGAAGGAGCGGCTGAATCCGGGCCCGGGCCGCTTCGCGGGCTTCGACCCCGGCGACCGGGTGGCGTACTCCCCCGCCCCGGGGCGCACCCTGCCGGGCCGCGTGCTCGGAGCGGACGGCGAGGGCCTGCGCCTGGAGTGCGCGGGCGAGCAGGTCGTGGTGCCGAGGGACCGCGTGGAGCAGTCGGTCCGGCACGGCTGGGCGCTGACCGCGCACCAGGCGGTGGGCTGCCGCTGGCCGGCGGCGGTCGTGGTCCTCCCCGGCGACGCGGTCCCCGCCCTGAGCCGCCCCTGGGTCTACACGGCCTTCAGCCGCGCCGACCGCCACCTGTCGGTGGTCCACGGAGTGGACCAGGCCCTCCCGCGAGCGGTCGCCGAGGTCCCGGCGAAGCCGCGCACGACCCGGCTGCCGGCGCTGTTGGCACCGCAGTTGCCTGCGGGGGGCGAGTGA
- a CDS encoding FCD domain-containing protein, which produces MSTTGRGLHGRVLDTLGPEITAGEYPPGSVLRTDELAQRFDVSRSVMREVVRVLESMHLVESRRRVGVTVLPSREWNVYDPQVIRWRLAGADRPRQLRSLTVLRSAIEPVAAGLAARNATAEQCAELTECALGMVAHSRGHKLEGYLFHDVAFHRVILTASGNEMFARLGDVVAEVLAGRTHHDVMFEDPDPAAVTLHVQLAEAVRARDAARAERLTREITEGALQELDILAP; this is translated from the coding sequence ATGAGCACCACGGGCCGGGGGCTGCACGGCCGCGTACTGGACACCCTCGGCCCCGAGATCACGGCGGGCGAGTACCCGCCCGGCAGCGTCCTGCGCACCGACGAGCTCGCCCAGCGTTTCGACGTGTCGCGCTCCGTGATGCGCGAGGTGGTCCGCGTCCTGGAGTCCATGCACCTGGTGGAGTCCCGGCGCCGCGTCGGCGTCACCGTCCTGCCGTCCCGCGAGTGGAACGTCTACGACCCGCAGGTCATCCGCTGGCGCCTGGCCGGCGCCGACCGCCCCCGCCAACTGCGCTCCCTCACCGTGCTGCGCTCCGCGATCGAACCGGTCGCGGCGGGCCTGGCCGCGCGCAACGCCACGGCCGAGCAGTGCGCCGAACTCACCGAGTGCGCCCTCGGGATGGTCGCCCACTCGCGCGGCCACAAGCTGGAGGGCTACCTCTTCCACGACGTGGCGTTCCACCGCGTGATCCTGACCGCCTCCGGCAACGAGATGTTCGCCCGCCTCGGCGACGTGGTCGCCGAGGTGCTGGCCGGGCGCACCCACCACGACGTGATGTTCGAGGACCCCGACCCGGCCGCCGTCACCCTCCACGTCCAGCTCGCCGAAGCCGTCCGCGCCCGCGACGCGGCCCGCGCGGAGAGGCTCACCCGCGAGATCACCGAGGGCGCCCTCCAGGAACTGGACATCCTGGCGCCCTGA
- a CDS encoding DUF5703 family protein, which produces MPEYEFVDVYVPRGVSRKETARLLTDHAEYGHWELYRLTLMRDGSRRVRLRRRIIRQVRATW; this is translated from the coding sequence ATGCCGGAATACGAATTTGTCGACGTGTACGTGCCTCGCGGGGTCTCCCGCAAGGAGACGGCGCGTCTGCTGACGGACCATGCCGAGTACGGTCACTGGGAGTTGTACCGCCTGACGCTGATGCGTGACGGCAGCCGCAGAGTGCGGCTGCGGCGGCGGATCATCCGCCAGGTGCGCGCCACCTGGTGA
- a CDS encoding chaplin codes for MRQVTRKGLMTMAAATGVLAAAGGAAAHADSGATGGAKGSPGVLSGNVVQAPVHVPVNACGNTVNVVGVLNPAVGNACVNEGGSGHHGGAHAHGKAGDSPGVASGNVVEAPVHVPVNVCGNSVDVIGVGNGAAGNGCVNTEGDGGEPGNPGNPGEPGDPGDPGEPGTPDEPGNPDEPATPDTPATPDTPSTGNQPGPHSGPQAEGELAETGSELPLGLVLPAGAGALLAGGILYRRARAAA; via the coding sequence ATGCGACAGGTCACCCGCAAGGGCTTGATGACCATGGCCGCCGCCACCGGTGTGCTCGCCGCCGCGGGCGGGGCCGCCGCCCACGCCGACTCCGGGGCGACGGGCGGGGCCAAGGGCTCGCCGGGCGTGCTCTCCGGCAACGTCGTGCAGGCCCCGGTGCACGTGCCGGTCAACGCGTGCGGCAACACGGTCAACGTCGTCGGGGTCCTCAACCCGGCGGTCGGCAACGCCTGCGTCAACGAGGGCGGCTCCGGCCACCACGGCGGCGCGCACGCCCACGGCAAGGCCGGCGACTCGCCCGGCGTGGCCTCCGGCAACGTCGTGGAGGCGCCGGTGCACGTGCCGGTGAACGTCTGCGGCAACAGCGTCGACGTCATCGGCGTGGGCAACGGGGCGGCCGGCAACGGCTGCGTCAACACGGAGGGCGACGGCGGGGAGCCGGGGAACCCGGGCAATCCGGGTGAGCCCGGTGACCCCGGCGACCCGGGTGAGCCCGGCACTCCCGATGAGCCGGGGAACCCGGATGAACCCGCCACCCCGGACACGCCCGCCACCCCGGACACCCCGTCCACCGGCAACCAGCCGGGCCCCCACTCCGGCCCGCAGGCCGAAGGGGAGCTCGCCGAGACCGGCAGCGAGCTGCCGCTGGGCCTCGTGCTGCCGGCCGGTGCCGGTGCGCTGCTCGCCGGCGGCATCCTGTACCGCAGGGCGCGCGCCGCGGCGTGA
- a CDS encoding LLM class F420-dependent oxidoreductase: MQLGINLGYWGAGMDADNLAVAQEADRLGYAICWAAEAYGSDAATVLAYVAARTERIDVGSAIFQIPARQPAMTAMTAATLDSLSGGRFRLGLGVSGPQVSEGWYGVKFDKPLARTREYVEIIRKAMTRERLSFEGEHWTLPLPGGPGKPLKLTVHPQREHIPLYIAAIGPKNLEQTGEIADGALLIFPSADHLEETAVRHLRAGREKAGRTLEGFDICPTVPLAVGDDKDVAALADTFRPYTALYVGGMGSRKQNFYNQLAQRMGYEREAAEIQDKYLSGDKQGAAAAVPHDLIDSTTLLGSVDRIADRMKAYAAAGVTTLTLAPAGFTLDERLASLRAGVEALERAGLA, from the coding sequence ATGCAGCTAGGGATCAACCTCGGCTACTGGGGCGCCGGAATGGACGCGGACAACCTCGCCGTGGCCCAGGAGGCGGACCGCCTCGGATACGCGATCTGCTGGGCCGCCGAGGCCTACGGCTCCGACGCCGCCACCGTCCTCGCCTATGTCGCCGCCCGCACCGAGCGCATCGACGTCGGCTCCGCCATCTTCCAGATCCCGGCCCGCCAGCCGGCCATGACCGCGATGACCGCGGCCACCCTCGACTCGCTGTCCGGGGGCCGCTTCCGCCTGGGTCTGGGCGTCTCCGGCCCCCAGGTCTCCGAGGGATGGTACGGCGTCAAGTTCGACAAGCCGCTCGCCCGCACCCGCGAGTACGTCGAGATCATCCGCAAGGCGATGACCCGCGAGCGCCTGTCCTTCGAGGGCGAGCACTGGACCCTGCCCCTCCCCGGCGGCCCGGGCAAGCCCCTCAAGCTCACCGTGCACCCGCAGCGCGAGCACATCCCGCTGTACATCGCCGCGATCGGCCCGAAGAACCTCGAGCAGACCGGTGAGATCGCCGACGGCGCCCTGCTGATCTTCCCGTCCGCCGACCACCTGGAGGAGACCGCCGTCCGCCATCTGCGCGCGGGCCGCGAGAAGGCCGGCAGGACCCTCGAGGGCTTCGACATCTGCCCGACCGTCCCGCTCGCCGTGGGCGACGACAAGGACGTGGCCGCCCTCGCCGACACCTTCCGCCCCTACACGGCGCTGTACGTCGGCGGCATGGGCAGCCGCAAGCAGAACTTCTACAACCAGCTCGCCCAGCGGATGGGCTACGAGCGGGAGGCCGCCGAGATCCAGGACAAGTACCTGTCCGGCGACAAGCAGGGCGCGGCCGCCGCCGTCCCGCACGACCTGATCGACAGCACCACCCTGCTCGGCTCGGTCGACCGCATCGCCGACCGCATGAAGGCCTACGCGGCCGCCGGGGTCACCACCCTCACCCTCGCCCCGGCCGGCTTCACCCTCGACGAGCGGCTGGCCTCGCTGCGCGCCGGCGTCGAGGCCCTGGAGCGCGCGGGCCTGGCCTGA
- a CDS encoding RidA family protein — translation MATSDVFSYGIPAESDFGYAQAIRSGDLIHVSGQLAFDETGAFPHPGDFAAQLRRTHANMDRVLAHYGVTRSQIVSQTLYVVDLGRHAAATAEANLAYFGDHRPAGTVLGVTELTLPGQLVEIAFVADTRLPA, via the coding sequence ATGGCCACCAGTGATGTCTTCTCCTACGGAATCCCGGCCGAGAGCGACTTCGGGTACGCGCAGGCGATCCGGTCGGGCGACCTGATCCACGTCTCCGGACAGCTCGCGTTCGACGAGACGGGCGCGTTCCCCCACCCCGGCGACTTCGCCGCCCAGCTGCGGCGGACCCACGCGAACATGGACCGGGTCCTCGCCCACTACGGGGTCACCCGCAGCCAGATCGTCTCGCAGACCCTCTACGTGGTGGACCTCGGACGCCACGCCGCGGCGACGGCCGAGGCGAACCTGGCGTACTTCGGCGACCACCGCCCGGCCGGCACGGTGCTCGGTGTCACCGAACTGACGCTGCCGGGCCAGCTCGTGGAGATCGCCTTCGTCGCCGACACCCGGCTGCCCGCCTGA
- a CDS encoding aldo/keto reductase, with the protein MEQRHLGRTGLRVSRIGLGTLTWGRDTDEHDAAELLKTFWDAGGTLVDTADVYGDGEAEYLLGRLMDGLVPRQDLVISTKAGSVPGPDRRFDGSRGHLLSALDASLTRLGTDHVDVWHVHAYDPATPLEETLQALDIAVASGRTRYAGVSNFCGWQLAKAATWQLAAPGARTRLASTQMEYSLLQRGVEREVLPAAIDLGIGMLPSSPLGRGVLTGKYRGDATPAGSRGASEHLAPFVAPYLDDTASRIVDAVTTAADGLAVTALQVALAWVRDRPGVTAPIVGARTAQQLTAALSVEALSLPDEICRALDDVSAPVHRYPDHDWSTL; encoded by the coding sequence ATGGAGCAGAGGCATCTCGGCCGTACCGGCCTGCGTGTGTCCCGGATCGGGCTCGGGACCCTCACCTGGGGCCGTGACACCGACGAGCACGACGCGGCGGAGCTCTTGAAGACGTTCTGGGACGCGGGCGGGACGCTGGTCGACACGGCGGACGTGTACGGCGACGGGGAGGCCGAGTACCTGCTCGGACGGCTGATGGACGGGCTGGTGCCGCGCCAGGACCTGGTGATCTCGACGAAGGCCGGCAGCGTGCCCGGCCCGGACCGCCGGTTCGACGGCTCACGCGGCCATCTGCTGTCCGCCCTGGACGCCTCCCTGACCCGCCTCGGCACCGACCACGTCGACGTGTGGCACGTCCACGCCTACGACCCGGCCACGCCGCTTGAGGAGACGCTCCAGGCGCTGGACATCGCTGTCGCCAGCGGCCGGACGCGGTACGCGGGCGTGTCCAACTTCTGCGGCTGGCAGCTCGCCAAGGCCGCGACCTGGCAGCTCGCCGCGCCGGGCGCGCGCACCCGGCTGGCGAGCACCCAGATGGAGTACTCACTGCTGCAGCGCGGGGTGGAGCGGGAGGTGCTGCCCGCCGCGATCGACCTCGGGATCGGCATGCTGCCGTCCTCCCCGCTCGGGCGGGGCGTCCTCACCGGCAAGTACCGCGGGGACGCCACCCCGGCGGGATCGCGCGGCGCCTCGGAGCATCTCGCGCCGTTCGTCGCCCCGTACCTGGACGACACGGCGAGCCGGATCGTGGACGCGGTGACGACCGCGGCGGACGGGCTCGCGGTGACCGCGCTCCAGGTGGCGCTGGCCTGGGTCCGCGACCGGCCCGGGGTGACCGCGCCGATCGTCGGCGCGCGCACGGCGCAGCAGCTCACGGCGGCGTTGTCAGTGGAGGCGCTTAGTCTGCCTGATGAGATCTGCCGGGCGCTCGACGACGTGTCGGCTCCCGTGCACCGCTATCCCGATCACGACTGGAGCACGCTGTGA